One genomic region from Spartobacteria bacterium encodes:
- the yidD gene encoding membrane protein insertion efficiency factor YidD: MIRTALHGWICVLVYATGTLFCLLTSSSVCAAEPFAQQLFDQQQWKDARREAQRELLRSSGQPDMRFIVARCGLQLTNQVTASLIDLEQLYTDPTVPMRVRVASAYALGQWNGGHNEVALAAGQFKFGFQHAQTQQQFLQSGCALGMLLNQHRELISTMPEVELPLLASRELWSPELRQASRIPLNKADAWGVLAWPGRMVVAFYRFGVSPALGARCSLEPSCSEYFRQASLKHGLLGIPIQADRFYREPSVVSHGGNEVLVNGTVRYADPLSDHDFWFNKGKKDNE; this comes from the coding sequence GTGATTAGAACAGCTTTACATGGCTGGATCTGCGTTCTGGTATATGCGACCGGAACGCTTTTTTGTCTCTTGACCAGCAGTTCCGTCTGTGCTGCCGAGCCGTTTGCACAGCAGTTGTTTGATCAGCAGCAGTGGAAAGATGCCCGACGCGAGGCTCAGCGGGAACTGCTGCGTTCGAGTGGGCAGCCCGATATGCGGTTCATTGTGGCCAGGTGCGGACTGCAGCTGACAAATCAAGTGACGGCATCTCTGATCGACTTGGAGCAGTTGTATACTGATCCGACGGTTCCGATGCGGGTGCGCGTGGCATCGGCCTATGCGCTGGGGCAGTGGAATGGCGGGCATAATGAGGTGGCATTGGCGGCTGGGCAGTTTAAATTTGGATTTCAACATGCGCAGACGCAGCAGCAGTTTTTGCAGTCTGGTTGCGCGTTGGGAATGCTGCTGAATCAGCATCGCGAACTGATTTCAACTATGCCTGAAGTGGAATTGCCTCTTCTGGCCAGTCGGGAGCTGTGGTCGCCGGAACTGCGGCAGGCGAGTCGCATACCACTGAATAAAGCCGATGCATGGGGTGTGCTGGCCTGGCCGGGGCGCATGGTGGTGGCCTTTTATCGTTTTGGTGTGTCGCCGGCACTGGGAGCACGCTGCTCTCTGGAACCGAGCTGTTCGGAGTATTTTCGGCAGGCCTCGCTGAAACATGGATTGTTGGGCATTCCTATTCAGGCCGATCGTTTCTATCGTGAACCCAGCGTGGTGTCGCATGGCGGCAACGAAGTTCTCGTCAACGGGACAGTGCGCTATGCCGATCCGTTGTCGGATCATGATTTTTGGTTTAATAAAGGGAAGAAGGATAATGAGTAG
- a CDS encoding MFS transporter, with amino-acid sequence MGLLIISFIAFISLGIPDGLMGVAWPGIRCSFNLPVDALGITLVFGTAGYMISSFFSGVLIRRLGIGGLLSISCAATGLALLVYAFTPVWWLFVCFTTVGGIGAGAIDAGINTFVAKHYSTRLMQWLHACFGVGITMGPIIMTLGISATSRWQVGYIIVGLAQITLASMFFVTKRMWKNVKAADIEEHHTENEAPLFTTMRLMPAQLSMLMFFLYTGFELGLGIWMYSLLTESRGVAPPLAGMMTGNYWAMFTVGRIAAGWYTSKLGGRMLIYLSISLALVGVGLLIMDMGPWMSIIGIGLAGFSIAPIFPGMVSDTESRVGSAHQSNTIGIQTAAAGLGAAVIPSIAGVLATTCGLEAIPRFLFFILALLLASFAFSHRPHQTPRGSN; translated from the coding sequence CTGGGATTATTGATCATATCTTTTATTGCCTTTATCTCGCTGGGAATTCCAGATGGGTTGATGGGGGTTGCCTGGCCGGGAATTCGTTGTTCCTTTAATCTGCCAGTCGATGCGTTGGGTATTACACTGGTTTTTGGAACAGCCGGATACATGATCTCGAGTTTTTTCAGTGGTGTGCTGATTCGGAGGCTGGGCATAGGCGGTTTGCTGAGCATCAGTTGTGCGGCAACAGGTCTTGCACTGCTGGTGTACGCGTTCACGCCGGTTTGGTGGCTTTTTGTGTGCTTTACAACGGTTGGCGGCATTGGTGCGGGTGCCATCGATGCTGGGATCAATACCTTTGTAGCGAAACACTACAGCACGCGTCTGATGCAGTGGTTACATGCCTGTTTCGGGGTAGGCATCACAATGGGGCCGATCATTATGACACTGGGAATCAGTGCGACGTCTCGTTGGCAGGTGGGGTACATCATTGTGGGTCTGGCACAAATCACTCTCGCCTCGATGTTTTTCGTTACAAAACGAATGTGGAAAAACGTCAAAGCAGCAGACATCGAGGAGCACCACACGGAAAACGAAGCACCGCTTTTTACCACCATGCGACTTATGCCCGCTCAGCTGAGCATGTTAATGTTTTTTCTTTATACCGGATTCGAGCTGGGACTGGGAATATGGATGTATTCCCTACTTACAGAATCGCGCGGTGTTGCACCACCGTTGGCCGGTATGATGACAGGTAATTATTGGGCTATGTTTACCGTTGGTCGTATTGCTGCTGGTTGGTATACGAGTAAACTGGGCGGACGAATGCTTATTTATTTGAGCATCTCTCTGGCACTGGTCGGAGTCGGGCTGCTCATCATGGATATGGGGCCATGGATGTCCATTATCGGCATCGGGCTGGCAGGATTCTCCATTGCACCCATTTTCCCCGGTATGGTGTCCGATACAGAAAGTCGTGTTGGCAGTGCGCACCAATCCAACACCATCGGAATTCAGACCGCTGCGGCAGGATTGGGCGCGGCAGTCATTCCATCAATCGCCGGCGTGCTGGCTACAACCTGCGGATTAGAGGCTATTCCGCGTTTTCTTTTTTTTATTCTGGCACTTTTATTGGCGAGCTTTGCCTTTTCACATCGACCACATCAAACCCCGCGTGGATCGAACTAA
- a CDS encoding chemotaxis signal transduction protein CheV, producing the protein MSRFDAEHQEILLETGTNEVEILEFLLRDQSFGVNVAKIKQIIQFDPERKSDIPESPAAMLGVYLYREGTIPLVSLAQALKMKGDGEQEKPLVLVCEFNGVVCGFLIDGVKRIHRLSWKDMQPLNQIMSQQQSCIISSVNINENEVLIVDMEHILVNMGLSDNHPEPEVIKDIDTPEQKDTLAKCNILIAEDSNFIRYQMIQNFKHYGFENILEFANGQDAYNKIKEIQHQCKEENRPLTDFIDFIITDIEMPKMDGLTLCRLVKEDLKIKNIPVAIYSSLINDQMVLKCQQVKADYHMCKPQVAELINLLSQQLLGKPISETAANPA; encoded by the coding sequence ATGAGCAGATTTGATGCGGAACATCAGGAAATTCTACTTGAAACAGGAACCAATGAGGTTGAAATTCTTGAATTTCTACTAAGGGATCAAAGCTTTGGCGTGAACGTTGCAAAGATCAAACAGATCATACAGTTTGATCCTGAGCGAAAAAGCGATATCCCGGAGTCACCTGCTGCCATGCTGGGCGTGTACCTCTACCGCGAGGGAACCATTCCACTGGTCAGCCTGGCACAGGCACTGAAAATGAAGGGCGATGGCGAACAGGAAAAACCGCTGGTGCTGGTCTGCGAATTCAACGGCGTCGTCTGCGGTTTTCTTATCGATGGAGTGAAACGCATTCACCGCCTTTCATGGAAGGACATGCAGCCGCTGAACCAGATCATGTCCCAGCAGCAGTCCTGCATCATCAGTTCCGTAAACATTAATGAAAACGAAGTCCTCATCGTAGATATGGAGCATATACTGGTGAACATGGGACTGTCGGACAACCATCCGGAACCCGAAGTAATCAAGGACATTGATACGCCCGAACAAAAGGACACGCTGGCCAAATGCAATATTCTCATAGCCGAAGATTCCAACTTTATTCGCTATCAGATGATTCAGAATTTTAAACATTACGGCTTTGAAAATATCCTGGAATTCGCTAACGGACAAGATGCCTACAATAAAATCAAAGAAATCCAGCATCAGTGCAAAGAAGAAAACCGCCCGCTTACCGATTTCATTGATTTCATTATCACCGACATCGAAATGCCGAAAATGGACGGCCTGACCCTTTGCCGGCTTGTAAAAGAAGACCTGAAAATCAAAAACATTCCGGTGGCAATCTACTCATCGCTGATCAACGACCAGATGGTGCTTAAATGCCAGCAGGTAAAAGCGGATTACCATATGTGCAAACCGCAAGTGGCCGAACTGATTAATCTGCTGTCCCAGCAATTGCTCGGCAAACCGATCAGCGAGACCGCCGCGAATCCAGCCTGA
- the guaB gene encoding IMP dehydrogenase, which yields MAQFPFTALTYDDVSLVTQYSDFLPGDANLQTRLTRNISLSIPFASAAMDTVTEAKMAINMALLGGIGIVHKNLTPEEQARMIRTVKHHLNGLISKPITFNPDVPLRIVEATRKEKAYQFGGFPIVDAENRLVGILTETDMKFARSTDDPISSVMNVDITTAPENTTLQQAYDIMIKHRIGKLPLVRDGILVGLYSFTDVRTLIRHAQPKYNRDAQYRLRVGAAIGPGDYERAQMLADAAVDVLVVDTAHGHSKGVIEMTAWVKKNFSHIDVVAGNIATAEAAIALRDAGADAVKVGIGPGSICTTRVVAGVGVPQLTAIYDCYRALDGEIPIIADGGIRHSGDVPKAIVAGADSVMMGSALASTEESPGEKILYQGRQFVIYRGMGSLDAMKSRAGSRERYGLNNTDEEALVPQGIEGMVPFAGSVKKVLTQYCGGLQASMGYCGCPTIEELKDRGRFVRITGAGVKEAHPHDITITKEAPNYRS from the coding sequence ATGGCACAGTTTCCTTTCACCGCGTTGACATATGACGATGTCTCGCTGGTGACACAATATTCAGACTTTCTCCCCGGCGATGCCAATCTACAAACGCGCTTGACCCGCAATATTTCGCTGAGCATCCCCTTTGCCAGCGCCGCCATGGATACCGTTACCGAAGCAAAAATGGCCATCAACATGGCCCTGCTCGGCGGAATCGGCATTGTTCATAAAAACCTGACTCCCGAGGAACAGGCCCGCATGATCCGCACCGTGAAACACCATCTGAACGGGCTGATTTCTAAACCCATCACCTTTAATCCTGATGTTCCGCTGCGAATCGTCGAAGCAACCAGAAAAGAAAAGGCCTATCAGTTTGGTGGGTTCCCCATTGTTGACGCTGAAAACCGGCTCGTCGGTATTCTCACCGAAACCGATATGAAGTTTGCACGCAGCACCGATGATCCAATCTCTTCGGTGATGAATGTGGACATAACTACCGCACCGGAAAACACGACCCTGCAACAGGCTTATGACATCATGATTAAACACCGCATAGGGAAACTGCCGCTGGTGCGCGACGGGATTCTCGTCGGCCTATACAGTTTCACTGATGTACGCACCCTGATTCGGCATGCACAGCCAAAATATAACCGTGATGCTCAGTATCGGTTGCGCGTCGGCGCAGCCATCGGACCAGGCGATTATGAGCGCGCTCAAATGCTGGCAGATGCCGCCGTAGATGTATTGGTCGTCGACACCGCTCACGGCCACTCCAAAGGCGTCATAGAAATGACCGCATGGGTTAAAAAGAATTTCAGCCACATCGACGTCGTCGCAGGCAACATAGCCACAGCCGAGGCAGCCATCGCCCTGCGGGATGCCGGAGCCGACGCCGTCAAAGTTGGCATTGGCCCCGGTTCCATCTGCACAACCCGCGTCGTGGCCGGTGTAGGAGTGCCACAGCTCACCGCCATCTATGACTGCTATCGCGCACTGGATGGTGAAATCCCCATTATTGCCGATGGTGGAATTCGTCATTCTGGCGACGTACCCAAAGCCATTGTAGCCGGAGCCGATTCAGTCATGATGGGTTCTGCACTAGCTAGCACCGAAGAAAGTCCCGGAGAAAAAATCCTTTATCAGGGTCGCCAGTTTGTCATTTACCGCGGTATGGGGAGTCTGGATGCGATGAAATCACGTGCTGGAAGTCGTGAACGCTACGGTCTCAACAATACCGATGAAGAGGCACTGGTGCCACAAGGCATCGAAGGCATGGTGCCCTTTGCCGGATCAGTCAAAAAAGTGCTGACCCAATACTGTGGTGGTCTGCAAGCCTCCATGGGATATTGTGGCTGCCCCACCATTGAAGAACTAAAAGATCGCGGCCGTTTTGTACGTATCACCGGTGCCGGTGTCAAAGAAGCACATCCCCACGATATTACTATCACCAAAGAAGCCCCGAACTACCGTTCGTAG
- a CDS encoding CBS domain-containing protein has protein sequence MNESNAIRVTDYLAEGNIVCNIGSAASADVVKHLVNLLSLHVGGFQQEEAVAAVLEREELASTVLIDGLALPHARLDNLAQPLVAVGISPKGISFPDEAKPVHAVILVLSPKSDPSMYLKLVSAISKSLKDKELRKKLYQADKSTDAYRLLTNDVSRLPTHLVARDLMDASPVTLREEDDLATAINVLCAQRLMDVPVIDDVRDLRGVVSLEDLLKLSMPEHFLWMEDLTPIVDFQPFTELLRKDKETKVADFMREQFVSMRPDTPAIQLAKDFMRNNTRQILLTEGTTLTGVVTIQSFIAQLFWA, from the coding sequence ATGAACGAATCAAATGCTATTCGCGTAACAGACTATCTTGCAGAAGGTAATATAGTCTGCAACATTGGATCCGCAGCATCTGCGGATGTGGTGAAACATCTGGTGAACCTGCTGAGCCTGCATGTCGGCGGCTTCCAGCAGGAGGAGGCGGTCGCCGCCGTGCTCGAACGCGAAGAACTGGCATCTACCGTTCTCATTGACGGACTGGCACTGCCCCATGCCCGACTAGATAATCTGGCGCAGCCATTGGTGGCCGTAGGTATTTCCCCGAAAGGTATTTCCTTCCCTGACGAAGCGAAGCCTGTACATGCGGTTATCCTGGTTCTATCACCGAAATCAGATCCGAGCATGTACCTCAAGCTGGTTTCAGCTATATCGAAATCGCTTAAAGACAAAGAATTAAGAAAGAAACTCTATCAGGCCGACAAAAGCACGGATGCCTATCGGCTGCTCACCAATGATGTATCCCGGCTGCCCACTCACCTTGTGGCTCGGGATCTCATGGATGCCAGCCCCGTAACCCTGCGGGAAGAAGACGATCTGGCCACCGCGATCAATGTCCTGTGCGCACAGCGGCTTATGGATGTTCCCGTCATTGATGATGTACGTGATCTGCGCGGCGTCGTATCACTGGAAGACCTGCTCAAGTTAAGCATGCCCGAACATTTTCTGTGGATGGAAGACCTGACCCCCATCGTCGATTTCCAGCCCTTTACCGAGCTGCTGCGCAAGGACAAAGAAACCAAAGTGGCCGACTTCATGCGTGAACAGTTTGTTTCCATGCGCCCCGACACCCCTGCCATTCAACTGGCCAAGGATTTCATGCGCAACAACACCCGTCAAATTTTACTAACCGAAGGAACAACCCTGACCGGGGTTGTGACCATTCAAAGTTTTATCGCCCAGCTGTTCTGGGCATAA
- a CDS encoding sodium:solute symporter family protein, which translates to MDLITIIFVLIYLMVIGYLGYQGYRQTKTATDYLVAGRSVHPVVMALSYGSTFISTSAIVGFGGVAANFGMGLLWLTVFNIFVGVFLAFVFLGGPTRRMGHHLDAHTFPELLSKRFQSKFIHIFCAVVVFIFMPLYAMAVMVGGAEFIVQIFHIPYDVGLYIFAIIVAAYVIAGGLKGVMFTDALQGTIMLVGMLVLLIFTYTNLGGVVTAHTALSDMGDLVPKTLQAIGHQGWTSMPKFGWAEAGASGVEASQYNLWWIMVSTIILGVGIGVLAQPQLIVRFMTVKSKKSLNRAVVVGGVFILIMTGVSFVAGSLSNVYFFDKEAISCHIMSESVLLDPGASGKEKLTLVRSDATEDILARARTFVSYKLPEEGDDVPLHYILKTPKTVVVQGGTGEMDVLEPHLIAIARSITLGTTMKGNVDTIIPTFVSSSMPKWFGVIFLLTLLSAAMSTLSSQFHTMGTSIGRDVFEQITHRHSDKSVLITRLGIVAGLVIAIVMGKVIRGNIIALATALFFGLCASSFLPSFLGALFWKRMNSTGAVASIIAGFMVSIFWSLFINARTAAGLGLCRALTGQNTLVTEKMSSTWQFVDPLMIALPISIAVAVIVSLLTEPMDEKHVNHVFGGSQQ; encoded by the coding sequence ATGGATCTGATTACAATTATTTTTGTGTTAATCTATCTGATGGTCATTGGCTATCTCGGGTATCAGGGATATCGGCAGACAAAAACCGCAACGGATTATCTTGTTGCGGGTCGCAGTGTGCATCCGGTGGTCATGGCTTTGTCTTACGGATCGACGTTTATCAGCACGTCGGCCATCGTCGGATTTGGAGGCGTCGCCGCCAATTTCGGCATGGGACTGCTATGGCTGACGGTATTCAATATTTTTGTGGGTGTGTTTCTGGCCTTTGTATTTTTAGGCGGGCCTACAAGGCGTATGGGGCACCATCTGGATGCCCACACTTTTCCCGAGCTGTTGTCAAAACGTTTTCAGAGTAAGTTTATCCATATCTTTTGTGCCGTGGTGGTGTTTATTTTTATGCCGCTGTATGCCATGGCGGTGATGGTTGGTGGCGCTGAATTTATCGTTCAGATATTTCATATTCCTTATGATGTGGGGCTGTATATTTTTGCCATTATTGTAGCGGCATATGTGATTGCCGGGGGGCTCAAAGGGGTGATGTTTACCGATGCGCTGCAGGGGACAATCATGCTGGTGGGCATGCTGGTGCTGCTGATTTTTACCTATACGAATCTGGGTGGTGTGGTTACAGCTCATACGGCACTGTCGGATATGGGTGATTTAGTTCCTAAAACGTTACAGGCAATCGGTCATCAGGGATGGACCTCTATGCCAAAATTTGGCTGGGCAGAAGCCGGAGCGTCCGGCGTGGAAGCGTCACAATATAATCTCTGGTGGATTATGGTGTCCACGATTATTTTGGGCGTGGGCATCGGTGTGCTGGCTCAGCCGCAACTGATTGTGCGGTTTATGACGGTGAAATCAAAGAAATCGCTGAATCGTGCGGTGGTGGTCGGTGGGGTATTTATTCTTATTATGACGGGTGTCTCTTTTGTGGCGGGGTCGCTCTCTAATGTGTATTTCTTTGATAAAGAAGCGATTAGTTGTCATATCATGAGCGAATCTGTTTTGCTTGATCCGGGTGCGTCCGGCAAAGAGAAGCTCACTCTGGTTCGTTCCGATGCGACAGAGGATATTCTTGCGCGAGCCAGAACCTTTGTGAGTTATAAACTGCCCGAAGAAGGGGACGATGTTCCGCTGCATTATATCCTGAAAACGCCCAAAACCGTTGTTGTGCAAGGTGGAACAGGGGAGATGGATGTGTTGGAACCGCATCTGATCGCGATTGCTCGTTCCATTACTTTGGGCACCACGATGAAGGGAAATGTGGACACGATTATTCCGACGTTTGTAAGCAGTTCCATGCCGAAATGGTTCGGGGTCATTTTCCTGCTTACCTTATTGTCGGCGGCGATGAGTACGTTATCCAGTCAGTTCCACACGATGGGAACATCAATCGGGCGTGATGTTTTTGAGCAGATTACGCATCGGCACTCGGATAAATCGGTTCTTATTACCCGGTTGGGTATTGTTGCGGGTCTGGTGATAGCGATTGTGATGGGTAAGGTTATTCGCGGGAATATCATCGCTCTGGCAACCGCTCTTTTCTTTGGCTTATGCGCCTCGTCGTTTCTGCCTTCTTTTCTGGGTGCCTTGTTCTGGAAGAGAATGAACAGCACCGGTGCTGTCGCATCCATTATCGCGGGATTCATGGTCAGTATTTTCTGGTCGTTATTTATCAATGCGCGAACGGCTGCGGGGTTGGGATTATGCCGGGCACTGACGGGACAGAATACATTGGTCACTGAAAAGATGAGTTCCACGTGGCAGTTTGTTGACCCGCTGATGATCGCGTTACCCATATCCATTGCCGTGGCCGTCATTGTTTCGCTGCTCACTGAGCCCATGGACGAGAAGCATGTGAATCATGTGTTTGGTGGTTCGCAACAGTGA